A part of Hydrogenobacter sp. T-8 genomic DNA contains:
- the ribD gene encoding bifunctional diaminohydroxyphosphoribosylaminopyrimidine deaminase/5-amino-6-(5-phosphoribosylamino)uracil reductase RibD, which yields MEDLRFMKRALELAYLRKGLTHPNPTVGCVIVKDGQVVGEGYHERAGMPHAEVVALERAGEKAKGATLYVTLEPCTHYGRTPPCTDAIIRAGLKRLVIATLDPNPLVSGKGVERLRKAGIEVEVGLLEEEAKRLNEDFFVYITQKRPYITLKWAQSIDGSLALKTGESQWITSQQARNFAHRLRAEATAVLVGINTLLRDNPRLTIRAFEWERQPIRIVLDPQLKIPEECHLVEDHSAQTLVFTISENKEKVKRLEDKGVKVILAPAKDKSLDLREVLRELYFLEVMHLLVEGGAITLTSFIKEGLFDRLWVFLGPILIGEGKRIGDIGVELLRDAPRLKLRDVKTFGDDVALEYIRS from the coding sequence ATGGAAGACCTTAGGTTTATGAAAAGGGCTTTAGAACTTGCATATTTGCGTAAGGGTCTTACACATCCTAACCCCACTGTTGGCTGTGTAATAGTAAAAGATGGACAGGTGGTGGGAGAGGGTTATCATGAAAGGGCTGGCATGCCTCATGCGGAGGTGGTCGCTCTTGAAAGGGCAGGGGAGAAGGCAAAGGGGGCAACCCTCTATGTGACCCTTGAGCCTTGCACCCATTATGGTAGGACTCCACCTTGCACGGACGCCATTATAAGGGCAGGGTTAAAAAGGTTGGTGATTGCCACCCTTGACCCAAACCCACTTGTATCTGGAAAGGGTGTGGAAAGGTTAAGAAAAGCAGGCATAGAGGTGGAGGTGGGACTTCTTGAAGAGGAAGCCAAAAGGCTCAACGAGGATTTCTTTGTTTATATCACCCAGAAAAGACCTTACATAACCTTGAAGTGGGCTCAGAGCATAGATGGGTCTTTGGCACTAAAGACTGGAGAAAGCCAATGGATAACCTCACAGCAGGCAAGAAACTTTGCACACCGCCTTAGGGCAGAGGCAACCGCAGTGCTTGTGGGTATAAACACCCTCTTGAGGGACAATCCAAGACTTACCATAAGAGCCTTTGAGTGGGAAAGACAGCCCATAAGGATAGTGCTTGACCCACAGCTGAAGATTCCAGAGGAGTGCCACCTTGTGGAAGACCACTCCGCTCAAACTCTTGTATTTACCATAAGCGAGAACAAGGAGAAGGTCAAAAGACTTGAAGACAAGGGGGTCAAAGTTATCCTTGCACCAGCCAAAGATAAAAGCCTGGACCTGAGGGAGGTTTTGAGAGAGCTTTACTTTTTAGAGGTGATGCATCTTCTTGTAGAGGGTGGTGCTATTACCTTGACCTCTTTCATAAAAGAGGGTCTTTTTGACCGCCTTTGGGTTTTCTTGGGTCCCATTCTCATTGGAGAGGGTAAAAGGATAGGAGATATAGGGGTGGAGCTTTTGAGGGATGCACCAAGGCTAAAACTTAGGGATGTAAAAACCTTTGGCGATGACGTGGCTTTAGAATATATAAGGTCATGA
- a CDS encoding Na+/H+ antiporter subunit E encodes MLLLAVLYSLLWIAIAGYDLKSVFFGVLAVGSALFVHITLGLYPPRINPIALFEFLGVFLWQALLGGIDVAKRIISPQLKVNPGFVVYNFQSEKLWVKILLALTINLTPGTLSVVIEDKQVLVHTLDVESYNEESVRSLERLLDRVFS; translated from the coding sequence ATGCTTCTTCTTGCAGTATTGTATTCTCTTCTTTGGATAGCCATAGCGGGCTATGACCTAAAGTCTGTGTTTTTTGGAGTTTTGGCGGTAGGCTCTGCCCTTTTTGTGCATATAACCCTTGGGCTATACCCTCCTCGTATAAATCCTATTGCTCTTTTTGAGTTTCTTGGAGTGTTCCTTTGGCAAGCCCTTCTGGGTGGGATAGATGTGGCAAAACGCATAATCAGTCCACAGCTCAAGGTGAACCCCGGCTTCGTAGTGTATAACTTCCAAAGTGAAAAGCTCTGGGTCAAAATACTCTTAGCCTTGACCATAAACCTTACTCCTGGCACTCTTAGTGTGGTGATAGAGGATAAGCAGGTTTTGGTTCATACTCTTGATGTGGAAAGCTACAACGAGGAATCTGTTAGGTCGCTTGAAAGACTTTTGGATAGGGTCTTTTCATGA
- a CDS encoding complex I subunit 5 family protein, whose translation MDQFMVLSLLFSSFVASLVIAFLKEEWYTLRTLVNIGAAVYKLFVIGYLLLAVYQDRVFEISYPMVSFADFHLKIDPLGLLFVSLSSFLWLLTTFYAVGYLEGSPNRRRFFTFFNLAVTSTMGIALAGNLFTFFLFYELLTLSTYPLVVHRGTKKALSAGGVYLLYTLLGGSLFLICVVILYVLVGDGNFSVGGNTQLKAWATENTHLAGLLFYGLFFGMAVKAAVFPLHGWLTRAMVAPAPVSALLHAVAVVKAGAFGVVRLVYDLYGVETVQSLSLWQPLAYLAGFTIAFGSLMAVFQKELKKRLAYSTISHISYIILGTLIPGPTATMGALLHLVNHGIMKITLFMCVGNYSEAYGIHRVEETRGVGKRMPLTTLALTLASLGLIGLPFTAGYLTKEYLQKGAQLAGAEWAVYLLYASSLLSALYLLPIVFSAWFGKKEFKEERKTRFETGLLMLLPPLITGLLTILIGISTNTPINPLVWVRLIAKREYGEVP comes from the coding sequence ATGGACCAGTTTATGGTGCTTAGTTTACTCTTTAGTTCCTTTGTGGCGAGCCTTGTGATAGCGTTTTTAAAGGAGGAGTGGTATACCCTTAGAACCCTTGTAAACATAGGTGCTGCGGTATACAAGCTCTTTGTAATAGGCTACCTTCTTTTAGCTGTGTATCAGGATAGGGTTTTTGAAATAAGCTATCCTATGGTATCCTTTGCGGACTTTCACCTCAAAATAGACCCCCTTGGGCTTTTGTTTGTGAGCCTGTCTTCCTTCTTGTGGCTTCTCACCACCTTCTACGCAGTTGGTTATCTTGAGGGTTCTCCAAACCGTAGGAGGTTCTTCACTTTCTTTAACCTTGCGGTTACTTCTACCATGGGTATTGCTCTCGCAGGTAACCTCTTTACCTTCTTCCTCTTTTATGAACTTCTTACTCTAAGCACTTATCCTCTCGTAGTCCACAGGGGGACAAAAAAAGCTCTAAGTGCAGGTGGTGTTTATCTGCTTTATACCCTTCTTGGTGGAAGCCTTTTCCTTATATGTGTGGTTATCCTCTATGTTTTAGTAGGTGATGGAAACTTTAGTGTGGGTGGTAACACCCAGCTCAAGGCTTGGGCTACTGAAAACACGCATCTTGCAGGTTTGCTTTTCTATGGTCTTTTCTTTGGAATGGCGGTAAAGGCCGCAGTTTTTCCGCTTCATGGTTGGCTAACAAGGGCTATGGTGGCACCGGCTCCAGTTAGTGCCCTCTTGCATGCGGTGGCAGTGGTAAAGGCTGGTGCCTTTGGTGTGGTCAGGCTGGTTTACGACCTATATGGTGTGGAAACGGTTCAGTCTTTAAGCCTTTGGCAACCCCTTGCTTACCTTGCAGGCTTTACCATAGCCTTTGGCTCCCTTATGGCTGTCTTTCAAAAGGAGTTAAAAAAGAGGCTCGCCTACTCCACCATAAGTCATATCTCCTATATAATCCTTGGCACGCTTATACCAGGACCCACTGCCACCATGGGAGCTCTCTTACATTTGGTAAACCATGGTATAATGAAGATAACCCTCTTTATGTGCGTAGGGAACTACTCAGAAGCCTACGGAATACACAGGGTAGAAGAGACAAGGGGCGTGGGCAAAAGAATGCCTCTGACTACCCTTGCCCTTACTCTCGCATCCTTGGGTCTTATAGGACTTCCCTTCACTGCAGGCTATCTTACAAAGGAATACCTACAAAAGGGTGCACAGCTTGCAGGGGCTGAATGGGCGGTCTATTTGCTGTATGCAAGCTCTCTGCTAAGTGCTCTTTATCTACTACCTATAGTCTTCAGTGCATGGTTTGGCAAGAAGGAGTTTAAAGAAGAGAGAAAAACAAGGTTTGAAACAGGACTCCTTATGCTCCTTCCGCCGCTTATAACGGGACTTTTAACCATACTGATAGGTATATCTACGAACACGCCCATAAATCCCTTAGTTTGGGTAAGGCTCATAGCCAAAAGAGAGTATGGAGAAGTGCCATAG
- the eno gene encoding phosphopyruvate hydratase produces MSSIAKVKAREVLDSRGNPTVEVEVELSSGARGRAIVPSGASTGEKEALELRDHDPKRYLGKGVLRAVDNVNSIIAKEIVGLDASKQSLIDKVLIELDGTPNKSKLGANAILGVSMAVARAMAQELGISLYRYIGGLRAKRLPVPLMNVINGGVHADNPLDIQEFMIVPVCGGRFSEALRAGVEVFHHLKATLKEKGYSTNVGDEGGFAPNLKSTEEALDMLMYAIEKAGYKPGEDVLLALDCASSEFYYEDELYHFEGKKLSSEELCGFYAKLLEKYPIVSIEDPMAEGDVEGWKLITRELGDKVQLVGDDLFVTNPSIFQEGIREGLANAILVKLNQVGTLTETLQTVEIAQKVGYKAIISHRSGETEDTFISHLAVGTGAGQIKTGSASRTDRIAKYNELLRIEEELGDEAEFGGKGEFSVFKA; encoded by the coding sequence ATGTCTTCCATAGCAAAGGTAAAGGCAAGGGAAGTTTTAGACTCAAGGGGAAATCCTACAGTTGAGGTGGAAGTGGAGCTATCCTCTGGTGCAAGGGGAAGGGCTATAGTGCCCAGCGGTGCATCCACTGGAGAAAAGGAAGCCCTTGAGCTAAGAGACCATGACCCCAAAAGGTATCTTGGAAAAGGCGTCCTAAGAGCGGTGGATAATGTAAACTCCATAATAGCAAAAGAGATAGTGGGGCTTGATGCCAGCAAGCAGTCCCTTATAGACAAAGTGCTTATTGAACTTGACGGAACACCCAACAAAAGCAAACTCGGTGCAAACGCCATACTGGGTGTAAGTATGGCGGTAGCGAGAGCGATGGCACAAGAGCTTGGAATAAGCCTTTACAGATACATAGGGGGTCTAAGAGCCAAAAGGCTACCAGTGCCTTTGATGAATGTAATAAACGGTGGAGTTCATGCGGACAACCCTCTTGACATACAGGAATTTATGATAGTCCCCGTGTGCGGAGGGAGGTTTTCAGAGGCACTAAGGGCGGGAGTGGAAGTCTTTCACCACCTAAAGGCAACTTTAAAGGAAAAGGGATATTCTACCAATGTGGGAGACGAAGGCGGGTTTGCACCCAACTTGAAAAGCACAGAGGAAGCCTTAGATATGTTAATGTATGCCATAGAAAAGGCGGGATATAAACCAGGTGAAGATGTGCTTTTGGCTCTTGACTGTGCGTCTTCTGAGTTTTACTACGAGGACGAGCTGTATCACTTTGAAGGTAAAAAACTTAGCTCAGAGGAGCTGTGCGGTTTTTATGCTAAACTCTTAGAAAAATATCCGATAGTATCCATAGAAGACCCCATGGCGGAGGGTGATGTGGAAGGTTGGAAGCTTATTACACGAGAGCTCGGTGACAAGGTTCAGCTTGTGGGAGATGACCTTTTTGTAACAAACCCAAGCATCTTCCAAGAGGGTATAAGAGAGGGGCTTGCCAATGCCATACTTGTCAAGCTAAATCAAGTGGGGACTCTTACAGAAACACTACAAACCGTAGAAATAGCCCAAAAGGTAGGGTACAAGGCGATAATTTCCCATAGGTCTGGAGAAACGGAGGATACCTTTATCTCACATCTTGCGGTAGGAACGGGAGCAGGACAGATAAAGACCGGCTCTGCATCACGCACAGATAGGATAGCAAAATACAACGAGCTTTTGAGGATAGAAGAGGAGCTTGGAGATGAAGCGGAATTTGGAGGGAAGGGAGAATTTTCGGTTTTTAAAGCCTGA
- a CDS encoding septum formation initiator family protein, whose amino-acid sequence MVLYTFYNLFLSQYNVFRVFELKKASVELNAKISRQRAENSNTEQVLELIRENPEHFKDKFAREYMQLQREGEYILLFRH is encoded by the coding sequence ATGGTCCTTTACACCTTTTATAATCTTTTCCTTAGCCAGTATAATGTATTTAGGGTCTTTGAACTAAAAAAAGCCAGCGTTGAGCTTAATGCCAAGATATCTCGCCAAAGGGCGGAAAATAGTAATACAGAACAAGTCCTTGAGCTTATAAGGGAAAACCCTGAGCATTTTAAGGATAAATTCGCTCGCGAATACATGCAGTTACAGAGAGAAGGAGAGTATATACTTCTCTTCAGACATTAG
- a CDS encoding hydrogenase subunit MbhD domain-containing protein codes for MLDIIIGLLMLLSAFASLQSKDLLKSGVFFVVFGFMSGLLWIRLSAPDIAMVEIILGSAITSILIFKLSRGVRDIAMKPKLWRRLWAGAGSLVLFVFLTFYLFTVREEERVGGLVFEKLSLSGVESPVTAVLLNFRGYDTLLEVGVITLAVIGILALEPKKKSYEWNDIVVWRFSKIFLPVIALFSLYITYLGAFSVGGAFQGGSLLAGGLAFLSLSGQKLPIRENPTLFLAMLSLAVFVAFAFAYALVGHGFLTYPLELSTLSIMLIEISICISTGMLLYIAIRGRL; via the coding sequence ATGCTTGACATAATAATAGGACTTTTAATGCTCCTGTCCGCTTTTGCTTCGCTACAGAGCAAGGACCTTTTAAAAAGCGGAGTTTTCTTTGTGGTTTTTGGTTTTATGAGTGGTCTTTTGTGGATTAGGCTTTCCGCACCAGACATAGCCATGGTGGAGATAATACTGGGTTCCGCCATAACAAGTATTCTCATATTTAAGCTGTCAAGGGGTGTAAGGGATATTGCCATGAAACCTAAATTATGGAGAAGGCTCTGGGCTGGTGCAGGCTCTTTGGTGCTTTTTGTATTTCTCACCTTTTACCTGTTTACGGTAAGAGAGGAAGAGAGGGTAGGTGGTCTTGTTTTTGAAAAACTTAGTCTCAGCGGTGTGGAGAGCCCTGTAACTGCGGTCCTTCTTAACTTTAGAGGATACGACACGCTCTTAGAAGTTGGTGTTATAACCCTTGCGGTAATTGGTATATTAGCCCTTGAGCCAAAGAAAAAAAGCTATGAGTGGAACGATATAGTGGTGTGGCGCTTTTCTAAGATATTCCTTCCCGTGATAGCCCTCTTTTCTCTTTACATAACCTATCTTGGAGCTTTCTCTGTGGGTGGTGCCTTTCAGGGTGGCTCTCTCTTGGCAGGTGGTCTTGCCTTTTTGAGCCTCTCTGGACAAAAATTGCCAATAAGAGAGAACCCTACCCTTTTCCTCGCCATGCTTAGCCTTGCGGTCTTTGTAGCCTTTGCCTTTGCATACGCCCTTGTAGGACATGGCTTTCTTACCTACCCCCTTGAGCTTTCAACCTTGTCTATAATGCTTATAGAGATTTCCATATGTATTTCCACAGGAATGCTACTATACATAGCCATAAGAGGTAGACTATGA
- a CDS encoding cation:proton antiporter subunit C, producing MKELYYLLSFLLISMSTYYFITAINFVKRLIAVNILGSGVFLFFVATARNTPSENPDPVPHALVLTGIVVAVSATAFAVSLLLHLSKQREEE from the coding sequence ATGAAGGAACTGTATTATCTGCTCTCCTTTCTTCTCATAAGTATGAGCACCTACTACTTTATCACCGCCATAAACTTTGTTAAGAGGCTTATTGCAGTCAACATCTTAGGCTCTGGCGTTTTTCTCTTTTTTGTGGCAACCGCAAGAAATACTCCCTCTGAAAACCCAGACCCCGTGCCACATGCTCTTGTGTTAACGGGCATAGTGGTGGCGGTAAGTGCCACAGCCTTTGCGGTTTCCTTACTTTTGCACCTTAGTAAACAAAGAGAGGAAGAGTGA
- the fmt gene encoding methionyl-tRNA formyltransferase, with the protein MKILFFGTPEFALPSLKALHQEFELLGVVCQPDKPAGRGQKLTPPPTKVLAKELGIEVFQPEKKSQIMPIVERLKPDCIVVVAYGKILPPEVINYPTYGCINLHASLLPAYRGSAPIQRAIMAGEKITGNTVMLMDEGMDTGDILSQEKEPIHLEDNLKTLSERLSQKGASLLVRTLREWFKGNIKPIPQDHSKALYAPPVQKEELRICWKADAESVRNRIRGLYPDCYALTEKGERIKVLRVKTVEAQGNPGEVLDRKKLLVACGKGAVEVLELVSPKGKVMSGEEFLRGYKVEKFA; encoded by the coding sequence ATGAAAATACTTTTCTTTGGCACTCCCGAGTTTGCCTTGCCATCCTTAAAAGCTCTGCACCAAGAGTTTGAACTTTTGGGAGTGGTTTGCCAACCAGACAAACCTGCAGGCAGAGGTCAAAAGCTCACGCCACCACCTACAAAAGTGCTTGCCAAAGAGCTTGGCATAGAGGTTTTTCAGCCAGAGAAGAAAAGTCAAATAATGCCCATAGTGGAAAGGCTAAAGCCAGACTGTATAGTGGTGGTCGCTTATGGCAAAATACTCCCACCAGAAGTCATAAACTACCCAACCTATGGCTGTATAAACCTGCATGCAAGCCTACTTCCAGCCTATAGAGGCTCTGCACCCATTCAAAGAGCTATCATGGCTGGGGAAAAGATAACAGGAAACACAGTCATGCTTATGGATGAGGGGATGGACACAGGAGATATTCTCTCTCAGGAAAAAGAGCCCATCCACTTAGAGGATAACCTAAAGACCCTTTCGGAAAGGCTCTCCCAGAAGGGGGCAAGCCTTTTGGTAAGGACCTTAAGGGAATGGTTTAAGGGCAATATAAAACCCATACCACAAGACCACAGCAAGGCACTTTATGCACCGCCGGTGCAAAAGGAAGAGCTAAGAATATGCTGGAAAGCGGATGCAGAAAGCGTAAGAAACAGAATAAGAGGCTTATACCCAGACTGCTATGCCTTGACAGAAAAAGGCGAAAGGATTAAAGTCCTTAGGGTCAAAACTGTGGAAGCTCAAGGAAACCCAGGAGAGGTTCTTGATAGGAAAAAACTCTTAGTTGCCTGTGGAAAGGGTGCGGTTGAGGTGCTTGAGCTTGTATCTCCAAAGGGAAAGGTTATGAGTGGAGAGGAGTTTTTGAGGGGGTATAAGGTGGAAAAGTTCGCTTAA
- a CDS encoding zf-TFIIB domain-containing protein, translated as MKCPRCVDVELLEVNKYGVLVDVCPVCGGIWLDKGELSKIIQAIQRAESALDEELRGITREHPEIYRRYEEYKHKKKKKSIFGEIFDIFD; from the coding sequence ATGAAGTGCCCGAGATGCGTTGATGTGGAACTTTTGGAAGTCAACAAGTATGGTGTTTTGGTGGATGTTTGCCCTGTTTGTGGTGGCATATGGCTTGACAAGGGTGAGCTTTCTAAGATAATTCAGGCAATACAAAGGGCAGAAAGTGCCCTTGACGAGGAGCTAAGGGGAATAACAAGAGAGCACCCTGAAATCTACAGAAGATACGAAGAATACAAGCACAAAAAGAAGAAAAAGTCCATCTTTGGCGAGATATTTGATATATTTGACTGA
- a CDS encoding tetratricopeptide repeat protein: MRRTFTALSLFYLIWLASCGGITKEEFDKRIASLEGRISQLEERQRSLEERNLRTEARVDNISESLARTRLELERLRVERHGTGQATKLPEPVREVPQPSPSVPERLQETPQAQRDNPQQATEEYQREYDEALKLYNLRQLHQARDKLIDFIKKYPRTPLTDNAYLWLGVVYRDLGEMNKAEAVWLTLVERCQRKEMVDCNKAPSALLQLARLYEQRGDNQKAREYYEAILRDYPLSEEAGIAKTKLGR; encoded by the coding sequence ATGAGAAGGACATTTACAGCCTTGTCTTTGTTTTATTTAATATGGTTAGCCTCCTGTGGTGGTATAACAAAAGAGGAGTTTGACAAAAGAATTGCAAGCCTTGAGGGCAGGATATCACAGCTTGAAGAAAGGCAGAGGTCTTTAGAGGAAAGGAACCTTAGGACAGAAGCCAGGGTAGACAACATCTCTGAAAGCCTTGCAAGGACAAGGCTTGAACTGGAAAGGCTTAGAGTTGAAAGACATGGCACTGGTCAGGCTACCAAGTTGCCAGAGCCCGTAAGGGAAGTGCCACAGCCTTCACCAAGTGTTCCAGAAAGGCTCCAAGAAACTCCTCAGGCTCAACGCGACAATCCACAGCAGGCAACTGAAGAGTATCAAAGGGAGTATGATGAAGCCCTAAAGCTTTACAACTTAAGACAGCTACACCAAGCAAGAGACAAGCTCATAGATTTTATAAAAAAGTATCCGAGAACACCTCTCACGGACAACGCCTATCTATGGCTTGGTGTGGTCTACAGAGACCTTGGAGAAATGAACAAAGCGGAAGCGGTTTGGCTTACCTTAGTGGAAAGGTGTCAAAGGAAAGAGATGGTAGACTGCAATAAAGCACCCTCTGCCCTGCTTCAATTGGCAAGGCTTTACGAACAAAGAGGAGACAATCAAAAGGCAAGGGAATACTACGAGGCTATATTGAGAGATTACCCACTTTCTGAAGAGGCGGGGATAGCAAAGACAAAGCTTGGAAGGTGA
- the mnhG gene encoding monovalent cation/H(+) antiporter subunit G, translating into MLIEILSTSLILIGSLFLLIGSVGLIRLRDSYSRLHALTKADMLGFGFVVLGVMFSVSSLGEALKLVIIWVFVVVYSSIVGYAIANSKKKRDA; encoded by the coding sequence ATGCTGATTGAGATACTCTCCACAAGCCTCATATTGATAGGTAGCCTCTTTTTGCTTATAGGTAGTGTGGGGCTTATAAGGCTTAGGGACTCTTACAGTAGGCTTCATGCCCTAACTAAGGCGGATATGCTGGGCTTTGGCTTTGTGGTTTTGGGCGTTATGTTCTCCGTAAGTAGCTTGGGAGAGGCTTTAAAGTTAGTTATAATATGGGTCTTTGTGGTAGTTTACAGCTCCATAGTGGGATACGCTATAGCCAACAGCAAGAAGAAAAGGGATGCTTGA
- a CDS encoding complex I subunit 5 family protein, translating to MLGFDLGYLVAVPLIGAILSLLSPIRLFVAVVFSLLSLTLSLYAFYITLSMYEPIYQWVGGWPAPLGIGFKLDGVSGFFLMMSGVVSFAVGVYSLGFFKEGYKRQGRFFWFFFFFLWTGLNAFFLSEDLFNLYVALEVLSLTAVVLVALPSHRKAIKASVNYLFLSLFASMFYLFGVAMLYTNYGTLSMSLLAQRLAGTEEFVFALFPLLLALSIKSALFPFHFWLPPAHSSTVAPASALLSGLVVKPPAYLILRLWLDVFPDNLSLEYLSWVLGGLGALAVLFGSYYAIRQRTIKMLLAYSTVAQMGYLFLMVPIYYKAQSLEVKTIVLQGFALQALSHALAKASMFLSSGNAIYVARRDELSYMPGFAHSHPFTFFALFFSGATLIGLPLSGGFVAKFLLLKASIQIGFVFQGVIFLLGSLLAAMYIYPIWKESFSSKPEKLYDHPIPRSMELSAFMLGFIAFSIGLISGFLIQGITGRD from the coding sequence ATGCTTGGCTTTGACCTTGGCTATCTTGTGGCAGTGCCTCTTATAGGTGCTATCCTCTCTCTCCTATCTCCTATTAGGCTTTTTGTTGCGGTTGTTTTCAGTCTGCTTTCGCTGACCCTTTCCTTGTATGCCTTTTACATAACCTTAAGCATGTATGAACCCATCTATCAATGGGTAGGAGGCTGGCCTGCACCACTTGGAATTGGCTTTAAGTTAGATGGAGTTTCAGGCTTTTTCCTTATGATGAGCGGGGTGGTGAGCTTTGCGGTGGGAGTATACTCTCTGGGTTTTTTCAAAGAAGGCTACAAGAGACAAGGAAGGTTTTTCTGGTTTTTCTTCTTTTTCCTCTGGACGGGGCTTAATGCTTTTTTCCTCTCTGAAGACCTTTTTAACCTATATGTTGCCCTTGAGGTGCTTTCCCTTACTGCGGTGGTGCTTGTTGCCCTTCCAAGCCACAGAAAAGCCATAAAGGCTTCTGTGAATTATCTGTTTTTGTCTCTGTTTGCTTCCATGTTTTACCTCTTTGGCGTTGCCATGCTATACACCAATTACGGAACTCTTAGCATGTCCTTGCTTGCCCAAAGACTTGCAGGAACTGAAGAATTTGTCTTTGCCCTTTTCCCTCTCCTCTTGGCTCTTTCTATAAAGTCTGCCCTTTTCCCCTTTCACTTTTGGCTTCCACCAGCCCACTCAAGCACGGTGGCACCTGCCAGTGCTCTTCTTTCCGGGCTTGTGGTAAAACCACCTGCATACCTCATACTTAGACTTTGGCTTGATGTTTTTCCAGACAATCTGAGCCTTGAATACCTGAGCTGGGTTTTGGGTGGGCTTGGTGCTCTTGCAGTGCTTTTTGGCTCCTATTACGCCATAAGGCAGAGAACCATAAAGATGCTCTTGGCATACTCTACCGTTGCACAGATGGGATACCTTTTCCTTATGGTCCCTATATACTACAAAGCCCAAAGCCTTGAGGTTAAAACCATTGTCCTTCAGGGTTTTGCCCTTCAGGCTCTTTCCCATGCCTTAGCAAAAGCCAGCATGTTCCTATCCTCTGGAAACGCTATATATGTGGCTAGGAGGGATGAGCTTTCCTACATGCCTGGCTTTGCCCATAGTCATCCCTTTACCTTTTTCGCTCTCTTTTTCTCAGGTGCAACCCTTATAGGTCTGCCACTAAGCGGTGGCTTTGTTGCCAAGTTTCTACTTTTGAAGGCTTCTATACAGATAGGTTTTGTGTTTCAAGGTGTTATATTTCTTCTGGGAAGTTTGCTTGCGGCTATGTATATTTACCCTATCTGGAAGGAGAGCTTCTCTTCTAAGCCAGAAAAACTTTATGACCATCCCATTCCACGCTCTATGGAGCTTTCCGCCTTTATGCTTGGGTTTATTGCCTTTTCCATAGGGCTAATCTCAGGCTTTTTAATACAAGGAATTACGGGAAGAGACTAA